One stretch of Pseudoxanthomonas sp. Root65 DNA includes these proteins:
- a CDS encoding ABC transporter permease — protein MVRSRLLLLGRHPWWSGLLVAEVVAFIVLASWAWSAWRAMPTPPPALPEDEITVFPRLDTVDNVPLPSADVLELVRSVPGVRHAAVANQSPYSHDVSWAARAWKDDARDAAAVVAIYFGTDAMVPTLGLQLIQGRDFAPADFSAYSGDQTRLHVRGAPAIISASLAERLFPGTSAIGGRLHIHHDAPLTVIGVVDALPAAADGFRLNPDGFSILLPTAPADARLGPLLVRSGSGDRVRVSTAVEHVLKKAYPRGLSRASRPLSADRIAMASLRPVLPRMLSAGAGLGALVLLATLLFATEWMARHQRLELSLRLAFGASRRQLVREWGLELGALAGLGAMLGGLIAGSPIAFRLSGGLPILSPLETALLAAGCTAALSLMATWVAMRAFRIPPHLVSRSPSVRL, from the coding sequence ATGGTCCGCTCACGCCTGTTGCTGCTGGGGCGGCACCCCTGGTGGAGCGGCCTGCTGGTGGCGGAAGTCGTGGCCTTCATCGTGCTGGCATCGTGGGCATGGTCCGCATGGCGAGCCATGCCAACGCCACCGCCCGCACTGCCGGAAGACGAGATCACCGTGTTCCCCCGCCTGGACACGGTCGACAACGTGCCGCTTCCCTCAGCGGATGTCCTTGAACTGGTCCGTTCCGTGCCGGGCGTACGCCATGCCGCTGTCGCCAACCAGTCGCCGTACTCGCACGACGTGTCGTGGGCGGCCCGCGCATGGAAGGACGATGCCCGGGACGCCGCCGCGGTGGTCGCCATCTACTTCGGAACCGACGCGATGGTGCCGACACTGGGACTGCAGCTGATCCAAGGGCGCGATTTCGCTCCCGCCGACTTCAGCGCCTACAGCGGCGACCAGACCCGCCTGCATGTCCGCGGCGCGCCGGCGATCATCAGCGCCAGCCTGGCCGAACGCCTGTTTCCCGGCACATCCGCCATCGGCGGACGCCTGCACATCCATCACGACGCTCCGCTGACCGTCATCGGCGTCGTCGACGCGCTTCCTGCCGCCGCGGACGGGTTCCGCCTGAATCCCGACGGCTTTTCCATCCTGTTGCCTACCGCACCTGCCGACGCACGGCTGGGCCCGTTGCTGGTGCGCAGCGGGAGCGGAGATCGGGTCCGCGTATCGACAGCCGTGGAGCACGTGTTGAAGAAGGCGTACCCACGCGGACTCTCCCGTGCATCGCGCCCGCTCTCCGCCGACCGCATCGCGATGGCATCGCTTCGCCCCGTGCTGCCAAGAATGCTTTCGGCAGGCGCAGGCCTCGGTGCGCTGGTCCTGCTGGCGACGCTGCTGTTCGCAACCGAGTGGATGGCCCGACATCAACGACTGGAACTCAGCCTGCGACTGGCGTTCGGTGCGAGTCGCCGCCAGCTCGTGCGCGAATGGGGCCTGGAACTGGGGGCGTTGGCCGGACTGGGCGCGATGCTCGGCGGGCTGATAGCGGGTTCGCCGATCGCCTTCCGGCTGTCGGGTGGTTTGCCCATCCTCTCCCCGTTGGAAACCGCCTTGCTGGCAGCGGGCTGCACGGCAGCGCTTTCCTTGATGGCGACATGGGTTGCGATGCGTGCCTTCCGCATTCCGCCGCACCTCGTCAGTCGCAGTCCTTCGGTTAGGCTATAG
- a CDS encoding FtsX-like permease family protein: MDIRPILSTLARHKTAAALIVLEVALSCAIICNAVFLITQRLERIDRPTGLANEEIVRISMGNIGDNPEADALVKQDVASLRALPGVKAASSINHVPFDNSSWNSSIQLAPEQERPSAQANVYLGESVIDTLGLRLAEGRDFNADEYSNWTEMNKQNAKVVMPSVILSRELANKLFPGESAIGKNIYAWNADNVPHRVVGVVERLIRTNDNGGPAEAGYTMIFPAKDMTLGTFVLRTDPARRAEVQKAAVATLEKNSARRLILREGTFTEIMDNYYRGDRAMAWLLLTVIVSLLIVTALGIVGLASFWVQQRTKQIGIRRALGATKGQILRYFQTENFLLATIGIVIGMILAYGINQLLMGKYELPRLPLLYLPVGAVLLWLLGQVAVYGPARRAASVPPAVATRTA; the protein is encoded by the coding sequence ATGGACATCCGCCCCATCCTTTCCACCCTCGCCCGCCACAAGACGGCCGCCGCGCTGATCGTGCTGGAAGTGGCGCTGTCGTGCGCCATCATCTGCAACGCGGTCTTCCTGATCACCCAGCGACTGGAACGCATCGATCGCCCCACCGGCTTGGCGAACGAAGAGATCGTGCGCATCAGCATGGGCAACATCGGCGACAACCCCGAGGCCGACGCACTGGTGAAGCAGGACGTCGCCAGCCTGCGCGCGCTACCCGGCGTCAAGGCCGCCAGCAGCATCAACCACGTGCCGTTCGACAACTCGTCGTGGAACAGTTCCATCCAGCTCGCGCCCGAACAGGAACGCCCGAGTGCCCAGGCCAATGTCTACCTCGGCGAATCCGTCATCGACACGCTGGGCCTGCGACTGGCCGAAGGCCGCGACTTCAATGCGGACGAGTATTCCAACTGGACCGAGATGAACAAGCAGAACGCCAAGGTCGTCATGCCGTCGGTGATCCTGAGCCGCGAGCTGGCGAACAAGCTGTTCCCCGGCGAAAGCGCGATCGGCAAGAACATCTACGCCTGGAATGCCGACAACGTGCCGCACCGCGTGGTGGGCGTGGTCGAGCGCCTGATCCGCACCAACGACAACGGCGGCCCGGCGGAAGCCGGTTACACGATGATCTTCCCGGCCAAGGACATGACCCTGGGCACCTTCGTGCTGCGCACGGATCCCGCGCGCCGCGCCGAGGTACAGAAGGCCGCGGTCGCCACGCTGGAGAAGAACAGCGCGCGTCGCTTGATCCTGCGCGAGGGCACGTTCACCGAGATCATGGACAACTACTATCGCGGTGACCGCGCCATGGCCTGGCTGCTGCTGACCGTGATCGTCTCGCTGCTCATCGTCACCGCGCTGGGCATCGTCGGCCTCGCCAGCTTCTGGGTGCAGCAGCGCACCAAGCAGATCGGCATCCGCCGTGCACTCGGCGCGACCAAGGGACAGATCCTGCGCTACTTCCAGACCGAGAACTTCCTGCTGGCCACCATCGGCATCGTCATCGGCATGATCCTGGCGTACGGCATCAACCAGTTGCTGATGGGCAAGTACGAACTGCCGCGCCTGCCGCTGCTGTACCTGCCGGTCGGCGCGGTGCTGCTGTGGCTGCTCGGCCAGGTGGCCGTGTACGGGCCGGCGCGCCGCGCCGCCTCGGTGCCGCCGGCGGTGGCGACGCGCACGGCCTGA
- a CDS encoding ABC transporter permease produces the protein MFGYYFSLALRSFKRNKALTFLMVLAIALGIGASMTTLTVFYVLSGDPIPQKSDKLFYPRIEPRSANGFTPGDEPEDQFTRYDAERLLKDKKADRQALMTGGASSVESQDGKIEPFRVDSRYTTADFFPMFDVPFRYGNGWSAADDESRARVAVISKALNDKLFGGANSVGRELTASGSTFRIVGVLDEWRPAPKFYDMTQDRFTEVEQLFVPFWTSLSLKMGTQGNMNCWGDSSGDEEGSRGPNAPCSWLQYWVELDTPAKVTAYKQYLANYSDQQRAAGRFERPTNVDLHNVMQWLDKQGAVPGDVRLQVWLAFGFLAVCLLNTVGLLLAKFLGRASQIGVRRALGATRKAIFAQCLVEAGTVGLVGGVLGLVLAWLGLLAVRQQPAGYADLAHMDLKMLLATFALAIVASLLAGMLPAWRAMQVTPAIQLKSQ, from the coding sequence ATGTTCGGCTACTACTTCTCCCTCGCGCTGCGCAGCTTCAAGCGCAACAAGGCGCTGACCTTCCTGATGGTGCTGGCCATCGCGCTGGGCATCGGCGCCAGCATGACCACGCTGACCGTGTTCTACGTGCTGTCCGGCGACCCGATCCCGCAGAAGAGCGACAAGCTGTTCTATCCCCGCATCGAGCCGCGATCGGCGAACGGCTTCACGCCCGGCGACGAGCCGGAAGACCAGTTCACCCGCTACGACGCCGAGCGTCTGCTGAAAGACAAGAAGGCCGACCGCCAGGCACTGATGACCGGTGGCGCGTCGTCGGTGGAATCGCAGGACGGCAAGATCGAACCGTTCCGCGTGGATTCGCGCTACACCACGGCGGACTTCTTCCCGATGTTCGACGTGCCGTTCCGTTACGGCAATGGCTGGTCGGCGGCCGACGATGAATCGCGCGCACGTGTCGCGGTGATTTCCAAGGCGCTGAACGACAAGCTGTTCGGTGGCGCCAACAGCGTCGGCCGTGAGCTCACGGCTTCGGGCAGTACGTTCCGCATCGTCGGCGTGCTGGACGAATGGCGCCCCGCGCCGAAGTTCTACGACATGACGCAGGACCGCTTCACCGAAGTGGAGCAGCTGTTCGTGCCGTTCTGGACCTCGCTCAGCCTGAAGATGGGCACCCAGGGCAACATGAACTGCTGGGGCGACTCCAGTGGGGACGAAGAAGGCTCGCGTGGCCCCAATGCCCCGTGTTCGTGGCTGCAGTACTGGGTGGAACTGGACACGCCGGCCAAGGTCACGGCGTACAAGCAGTACCTGGCCAACTACTCCGACCAGCAGCGCGCGGCGGGCCGTTTCGAGCGTCCGACCAACGTGGACCTGCACAACGTGATGCAGTGGCTGGACAAGCAGGGCGCGGTGCCGGGCGATGTGCGCCTGCAGGTGTGGCTGGCGTTCGGCTTCCTGGCCGTCTGCCTGCTCAACACCGTGGGCCTGCTGCTGGCGAAATTCCTGGGCCGTGCGTCGCAGATCGGTGTGCGCCGGGCGCTCGGTGCCACGCGCAAGGCGATCTTCGCGCAATGCCTGGTGGAAGCCGGCACGGTCGGCCTGGTCGGCGGCGTGCTGGGCCTGGTGCTGGCCTGGCTGGGCCTGCTGGCGGTCCGCCAGCAGCCGGCGGGTTACGCCGATCTTGCCCACATGGACCTGAAGATGCTGCTGGCCACGTTCGCGCTGGCGATCGTCGCCAGCCTGCTGGCCGGCATGTTGCCCGCATGGCGCGCGATGCAGGTGACGCCCGCCATCCAGCTCAAGTCGCAATGA